Part of the Candidatus Zixiibacteriota bacterium genome, CAGAAATCCTGAAAAAGTAAAATTTGTATCAAAAGAAGACGATCCGGTCAAATTTCTGGGCGACTATTACAGCTATCCCGACTATTTTCTCAAGTATTGCCTCCAGGAATTTGGAGTGGAGCGCACCGAGCGGCTTTTGGTCGAATACAATAGACCGCCTAAGGTTACATATCGGGTGAACCATCTCAAGGCCAAAGAAGAAGAAGTAGGTGCAATACTCCGCGAGAATGGGATAGAGTTTTCGACCGGAAGATTTTTGCCCGAGTTTCTTCACATGCATGCCAGCGGTTTGCCTCTCGAAAGTGAACTCATAAAGACCGGCAAAGTATTTGTACAGGACGAATCGGCGGGTCTTGCAGTTCGCCTCCTCAATCCGAAACCGGGGACCGAGGTTGTCGATTTAACCTCCGCTCCGGGTGGCAAAGCAACATATGCCGCAGTTCGGATGCGAAACAAGGGACGTGTGACGGCGGTAGATAAATCCCATCAGAGGTTGCAAGTAGTTGTCGAAAATGCCAAACGACTCGGAATCAAAATCATTTCACCCGTTGCGGCCGATATGGCCGAATTTGAAGGCGGCCCCTTTGACCGGGTGTTGCTCGATCCGCCATGTTCGGGCTGGGGAACCGCCGGAAAACATGCCGATCTGCGATGGGCGAAATCGCCGGAAGACATTGAAAACCTTGTCCGCATTCAAACTAAGATGATTGACAGGGCGGCGCGGCTTGTCAAGCCGGGCGGGGTGATGGTTTATTCTACCTGCACAATTATTCGGGCCGAAAACGATCAAATTGTCGAAGAGTTTCTTTTGCGCAATCCGGAATTTGAAATTGAGTCAGCAGAACAGTATTTTGACTCATCGGTGGTCAATGTCCGCGGTTTTGTTAAAACCTATCCCGATTTTGAAGATTTTGACGGGGCGTTCTGCGCAAGATTGCGCCGCCGCTCGGTTGTGTAAGGACTGTTGAACCGGCGTTGCATAGGAGAGT contains:
- the rsmB gene encoding 16S rRNA (cytosine(967)-C(5))-methyltransferase RsmB, giving the protein MAGTETERLTTDRGPYDLVRAASLEAIVHIQQGQQIEYAIDGVLRGKIFRPIDVRFFLQLVNGTVKMRRRLDHEIKFFLAKPSIELSIKLANILRLGFYQLLFTDRVPQAAAVSESVNLARKFLDQSQAKLVNAVMRAKVRNPEKVKFVSKEDDPVKFLGDYYSYPDYFLKYCLQEFGVERTERLLVEYNRPPKVTYRVNHLKAKEEEVGAILRENGIEFSTGRFLPEFLHMHASGLPLESELIKTGKVFVQDESAGLAVRLLNPKPGTEVVDLTSAPGGKATYAAVRMRNKGRVTAVDKSHQRLQVVVENAKRLGIKIISPVAADMAEFEGGPFDRVLLDPPCSGWGTAGKHADLRWAKSPEDIENLVRIQTKMIDRAARLVKPGGVMVYSTCTIIRAENDQIVEEFLLRNPEFEIESAEQYFDSSVVNVRGFVKTYPDFEDFDGAFCARLRRRSVV